A genomic stretch from Setaria viridis chromosome 1, Setaria_viridis_v4.0, whole genome shotgun sequence includes:
- the LOC117853957 gene encoding urease accessory protein D: MAEAATGAVRVQKVRGRSALTRCFARYPLKLIAPSKMGPASCDAVWLYALTYGGGIVSGDTISCTVSVGDGCTAAITTQASTKVYKAVGSKCSEQLLEARVGEDALLVVIPEPVTCYSTARYHQKQVFQVSANSNLVVVDWFTSGRYECGEKWDFSIYKSVNHIFLGDQPLFIDSVLLEQGSSCSIAEQMQEYNVIAMVVLLGPKLKSIQEQMQAEVRKLMSGQLRPPTSGGSLYATRSRPPQRPQRPPLIASCSPFGRTGTGMVARVAAVSTELVYSFLRHHLAALEPFLGASPYAAP, translated from the exons atggcggaggcggcgacgggggcggtgcGGGTGCAGAAGGTGCGGGGGAGGTCGGCGCTGACCCGCTGCTTCGCCAGGTACCCGCTCAAACTCATCGCCCCCTCCAAGATGGGCCCCGCCTCCTGCGACGCAGTCTGGCTGTACGCCCTCACCTACGGCGGCGGCATCGTCTCC GGGGATACCATCTCGTGCACGGTCAGCGTCGGCGATGGCTGCACGGCGGCGATCACCACGCAGGCTTCCACCAAG GTGTACAAGGCTGTGGGCTCAAAATGTTCTGAGCAGTTGCTAGAG GCCAGGGTTGGAGAAGATGCCTTGCTTGTTGTTATTCCTGAACCTGTAACTTGCTACTCAACCGCTCGGTACCACCAGAAGCAAGTTTTTCAAGTCTCTGCCAATTCAAACTTAGTAGTTGTAGATTGGTTTACAAGTGGTCGTTATGAGTGTGGAGAAAAATGGGATTTTAGCATCTACAAAAGCGTCAACCATATTTTCTTGGGAGATCAGCCTCTCTTTATTGACTCG GTTCTATTGGAACAAGGTTCAAGTTGTAGCATTGCCGAGCAGATGCAGGAATACAATGTGATTGCAATGGTTGTATTACTGGG GCCGAAGCTGAAGAGCATACAAGAACAGATGCAAGCCGAAGTCCGAAAACTGATGTCTGGGCAACTGCGCCCTCCCACATCGGGCGGTAGCCTCTACGCGACCAGATCGCGACCACCGCAGCGTCCCCAAAGGCCACCACTCATCGCCTCTTGCAGCCCATTCGGTCGCACG GGAACAGGCATGGTCGCTCGGGTAGCCGCGGTGAGCACAGAGCTCGTGTACAGCTTCTTGAGACACCATCTGGCTGCACTGGAGCCCTTCCTCGGTGCTTCCCCTTATGCTGCACCATGA
- the LOC117857443 gene encoding protein RGF1 INDUCIBLE TRANSCRIPTION FACTOR 1 yields MGMRPGWVAGLVAESFFVACPAHEAHKKNERNIFCLACCASICPHCAAAHRHHPLLQVRRYVYHDVVRLGDLEKLIDCSYVQTYTINSAKVIFLKPRPQSRPFKGSGNVCLTCDRILQEPFHFCSLSCKVDHVMMQGGDLSNIVQYYGGVGGATTDPDHLAFPRFENLRVDGSDLDDDTDGGQVTPNSILEDPTQHYGNGGGGGGGSSDNGDTRVGNGGNARRGQAAKRKKGGGFFPQIVLSLGNRRKGAPHRSPLA; encoded by the exons atggggatgAGGCCCGGGTGGGTTGCCGGCCTGGTGGCGGAGAGCTTCTTCGTGGCGTGCCCCGCGCACGAGGCCCACAAGAAGAACGAGCGCAACATCTTCTGCCTCGCCTGCTGCGCCAGCATCTGCCcccactgcgccgccgcccaccgccaccacccgcTCCTCCAG GTGCGACGCTACGTGTACCATGACGTCGTCCGCCTTGGCGACCTCGAGAAGCTCATTGACTGCTCCTATGTTCAG ACCTACACGATCAACAGCGCCAAGGTGATCTTCCTGAAGCCGAGGCCTCAGTCCAGGCCCTTCAAGGGCTCCGGCAACGTCTGCCTGACATGTGACAGGATCCTCCAAGAGCCCTTCCATTTCTGCTCCCTCTCTTGCAAG GTGGATCATGTCATGATGCAGGGAGGGGACCTGTCCAACATCGTGCAGTATTACGGTGGGGtcggcggcgccaccaccgACCCGGACCACCTTGCCTTCCCGCGGTTCGAGAACCTCCGCGTCGACGGCTCGGACCTCGACGATGACACCGATGGCGGGCAGGTCACCCCGAACTCGATCCTCGAGGACCCGACGCAGCACTATGgcaatggtggtggcggtggcgggggatCGAGCGACAATGGTGACACTAGGGTCGGCAATGGTGGCAATGCGAGGCGCGGCCAGGCggcgaagaggaagaaagggggaGGGTTCTTCCCCCAGATCGTCCTGTCGCTCGGCAACAGGAGGAAGGGTGCCCCCCACAGGTCCCCTCTGGCCTAA